A window of the Juglans microcarpa x Juglans regia isolate MS1-56 chromosome 5D, Jm3101_v1.0, whole genome shotgun sequence genome harbors these coding sequences:
- the LOC121265327 gene encoding uncharacterized protein LOC121265327 isoform X3 yields METQASIVNKSVPSSPNLVTGSSARRNLGKSHLGGVIFGCKNNTIKECLSKQLFGSSNLAGLPILHFSYVKNIDPGLPLFLFNYSDRKLHGIFEAASPGQMNINPHGWTTEGSERTKYPAQNNAGEEGEELNPLALEIKHSNPSSQKSDSTDVASSFDVDSPILEAQLDAELAELDEIKVILTKLKELALCHEHQDLPVSGYMEDVAFMNGIQLEDKGFQGMPTGVEENKEDNPHSSFGVHEKNEENPHPPSYVEEKKGGNPHSSSECWSTITQLIREVQELKAFNAGQTQKFGVLEQKLVVAEMEIQRLKDHCAILEPLSNPSVAFVNEMIIDGLDEVHLDPNESIFLIGGYDGESWLSAVNLYDPSQDVIKSLRPMNSVRSFSSAAQLKGELYVFGGGNGNVWYDTVESYSPANDQWTLHTPLNQEKGSLAGATIDNKIFAIGGGNGTKSFSDVEMLDLEIGRWISTRSMLQRRFALAAVELSGVLYATGGFDGKNYLESAERFDPREHSWTRIASMNTKRSSHSLVVFNEKLYALGGYDGTTMVPSIEIFDPRNGSWMFGEPMKNPRGYSAAGVIKDSIYVIGGIKGCGNIVDTVETYKDGQGWQETHTRAVGKRCFTSAIAFSPDTAGRYL; encoded by the exons ATGGAAACTCAGGCATCTATTGTTAACAAAAGTGTACCTTCATCACCAAATTTGGTGACTGGTTCTTCAGCCAGAAGAAATTTGGGGAAGAGTCACCTTGGCGGGGTCATATTTGGTTGCAAGAACAATACCATAAAGGAATGTCTCTCTAAGCAACTCTTTG GTTCTTCAAATTTGGCAGGCTTACCAATACTGCACTTTTCATATGTCAAGAATATTGATCCGGGCTTGCCACTGTTCCTATTCAACTACAGTGACAGAAAACTTCATGGAATCTTTGAGGCTGCTAGCCCTGGCCAAATGAATATTAACCCTCATGGCTGGACCACTGAGGGTTCAGAGAGAACAAAATATCCCGCACAG AACAATGCTGGAGAGGAAGGTGAAGAGTTGAATCCACTTGCTTTGGAAATCAAACATTCTAATCCCTCAAGTCAGAAGTCGGATTCTACAGATGTTGCTTCTTCATTTGACGTAGACAGCCCGATATTGGAAGCTCAATTAGATGCAGAGTTAGCCGAACTAGATGAGATCAAAGTTATATTGACTAAACTGAAAGAATTGGCTCTTTGCCATGAACATCAAGACTTGCCTGTGTCGGGTTATATGGAAGATGTTGCCTTCATGAATGGTATTCAATTGGAAGACAAAGGCTTTCAAGGGATGCCAACAGGTGTAGAAGAGAATAAAGAGGATAATCCTCACTCGTCATTTGGTGTgcatgagaaaaatgaagagaaccCCCATCCACCATCTTATGTAGAAGAGAAGAAAGGAGGGAATCCTCATTCATCATCTGAGTGCTGGTCCACCATAACCCAG TTAATTCGAGAGGTGCAAGAGCTAAAGGCTTTTAATGCAGGACAAACTCAGAAGTTTGGCGTTTTGGAGCAGAAGCTG GTGGTGGCAGAAATGGAAATTCAGCGTTTGAAAGATCATTGTGCGATTTTGGAACCTTTGTCCAATCCTTCTGTGGCATTTGTTAATGAGATGATTATTGATGGACTTGATGAGGTCCATCTCGATCCTAATGAGTCAATATTTCTAATAGGAGGATATGATGGTGAATCATGGTTGTCAGCAGTGAATTTATATGATCCTTCTCAGGATGTGATAAAATCTCTTAGGCCGATGAACTCTGTCAGATCATTCTCCTCAGCTGCACAGCTGAAGGGTGAGCTTTACgtatttggaggaggaaatggAAATGTGTGGTATGACACAG TGGAGTCATATAGCCCAGCTAATGATCAATGGACCTTGCACACTCCACTGAATCAGGAAAAGGGTAGTTTAGCTGGAGCTACTATAGATAACAAAATATTTGCCATTGGTGGGGGGAATGGCACCAAAAGCTTTTCAGATGTTGAGATGCTTGATTTAGAAATTGGAAGATGGATCTCAACACGCTCAATGCTACAAAGG cGGTTTGCTCTTGCTGCAGTGGAACTGAGTGGTGTGCTTTATGCTACTGGTGGATTTGATGGGAAAAATTACTTGGA GTCTGCTGAGAGATTTGACCCCAGAGAACATTCTTGGACAAGAATTGCAAGTATGAATACAAAGAGAAGCTCCCATTCCCTGGTTGTTTTCAATGAGAAATT ATACGCTCTGGGTGGATATGATGGAACTACAATGGTTCCAAGCATTGAAATTTTCGATCCACGTAACGGTTCGTGGATGTTTGGCGAACCAATGAAAAACCCTAGAGGATATTCTGCTGCTGGTGTTATCAAGGATTCTATCTACGTAATTGGAGGGATTAAAGGTTGCGGAAACATTGTTGACACA GTTGAAACCTACAAGGATGGTCAGGGTTGGCAAGAAACCCACACAAGGGCCGTTGGGAAAAGGTGCTTCACGTCAGCAATTGCGTTCAGTCCTGATACGGCTGGACGTTACTTGTAA
- the LOC121265327 gene encoding uncharacterized protein LOC121265327 isoform X2 — METQASIVNKSVPSSPNLVTGSSARRNLGKSHLGGVIFGCKNNTIKECLSKQLFGLPILHFSYVKNIDPGLPLFLFNYSDRKLHGIFEAASPGQMNINPHGWTTEGSERTKYPAQVQIRIRMHYQPLLENQFKPIIIDNYYSHTHFWFELDRAQTNRLMSLFASLVDAPSSCLPHNSAKWRTIFQPLPRNNAGEEGEELNPLALEIKHSNPSSQKSDSTDVASSFDVDSPILEAQLDAELAELDEIKVILTKLKELALCHEHQDLPVSGYMEDVAFMNGIQLEDKGFQGMPTGVEENKEDNPHSSFGVHEKNEENPHPPSYVEEKKGGNPHSSSECWSTITQLIREVQELKAFNAGQTQKFGVLEQKLVVAEMEIQRLKDHCAILEPLSNPSVAFVNEMIIDGLDEVHLDPNESIFLIGGYDGESWLSAVNLYDPSQDVIKSLRPMNSVRSFSSAAQLKGELYVFGGGNGNVWYDTVESYSPANDQWTLHTPLNQEKGSLAGATIDNKIFAIGGGNGTKSFSDVEMLDLEIGRWISTRSMLQRRFALAAVELSGVLYATGGFDGKNYLESAERFDPREHSWTRIASMNTKRSSHSLVVFNEKLYALGGYDGTTMVPSIEIFDPRNGSWMFGEPMKNPRGYSAAGVIKDSIYVIGGIKGCGNIVDTVETYKDGQGWQETHTRAVGKRCFTSAIAFSPDTAGRYL, encoded by the exons ATGGAAACTCAGGCATCTATTGTTAACAAAAGTGTACCTTCATCACCAAATTTGGTGACTGGTTCTTCAGCCAGAAGAAATTTGGGGAAGAGTCACCTTGGCGGGGTCATATTTGGTTGCAAGAACAATACCATAAAGGAATGTCTCTCTAAGCAACTCTTTG GCTTACCAATACTGCACTTTTCATATGTCAAGAATATTGATCCGGGCTTGCCACTGTTCCTATTCAACTACAGTGACAGAAAACTTCATGGAATCTTTGAGGCTGCTAGCCCTGGCCAAATGAATATTAACCCTCATGGCTGGACCACTGAGGGTTCAGAGAGAACAAAATATCCCGCACAG GTTCAGATACGTATCCGCATGCATTACCAACCGCTGCTTGAAAATCAGTTTAAACCAATAATTATTGACAACTACTACTCTCATACCCATTTCTGGTTTGAGCTAGACCGGGCTCAAACAAATAGGCTCATGTCCTTATTTGCATCTCTAGTGGATGCTCCAAGTTCTTGTTTGCCGCATAATTCTGCGAAGTGGAGAACTATTTTTCAACCTCTTCCCCGGAACAATGCTGGAGAGGAAGGTGAAGAGTTGAATCCACTTGCTTTGGAAATCAAACATTCTAATCCCTCAAGTCAGAAGTCGGATTCTACAGATGTTGCTTCTTCATTTGACGTAGACAGCCCGATATTGGAAGCTCAATTAGATGCAGAGTTAGCCGAACTAGATGAGATCAAAGTTATATTGACTAAACTGAAAGAATTGGCTCTTTGCCATGAACATCAAGACTTGCCTGTGTCGGGTTATATGGAAGATGTTGCCTTCATGAATGGTATTCAATTGGAAGACAAAGGCTTTCAAGGGATGCCAACAGGTGTAGAAGAGAATAAAGAGGATAATCCTCACTCGTCATTTGGTGTgcatgagaaaaatgaagagaaccCCCATCCACCATCTTATGTAGAAGAGAAGAAAGGAGGGAATCCTCATTCATCATCTGAGTGCTGGTCCACCATAACCCAG TTAATTCGAGAGGTGCAAGAGCTAAAGGCTTTTAATGCAGGACAAACTCAGAAGTTTGGCGTTTTGGAGCAGAAGCTG GTGGTGGCAGAAATGGAAATTCAGCGTTTGAAAGATCATTGTGCGATTTTGGAACCTTTGTCCAATCCTTCTGTGGCATTTGTTAATGAGATGATTATTGATGGACTTGATGAGGTCCATCTCGATCCTAATGAGTCAATATTTCTAATAGGAGGATATGATGGTGAATCATGGTTGTCAGCAGTGAATTTATATGATCCTTCTCAGGATGTGATAAAATCTCTTAGGCCGATGAACTCTGTCAGATCATTCTCCTCAGCTGCACAGCTGAAGGGTGAGCTTTACgtatttggaggaggaaatggAAATGTGTGGTATGACACAG TGGAGTCATATAGCCCAGCTAATGATCAATGGACCTTGCACACTCCACTGAATCAGGAAAAGGGTAGTTTAGCTGGAGCTACTATAGATAACAAAATATTTGCCATTGGTGGGGGGAATGGCACCAAAAGCTTTTCAGATGTTGAGATGCTTGATTTAGAAATTGGAAGATGGATCTCAACACGCTCAATGCTACAAAGG cGGTTTGCTCTTGCTGCAGTGGAACTGAGTGGTGTGCTTTATGCTACTGGTGGATTTGATGGGAAAAATTACTTGGA GTCTGCTGAGAGATTTGACCCCAGAGAACATTCTTGGACAAGAATTGCAAGTATGAATACAAAGAGAAGCTCCCATTCCCTGGTTGTTTTCAATGAGAAATT ATACGCTCTGGGTGGATATGATGGAACTACAATGGTTCCAAGCATTGAAATTTTCGATCCACGTAACGGTTCGTGGATGTTTGGCGAACCAATGAAAAACCCTAGAGGATATTCTGCTGCTGGTGTTATCAAGGATTCTATCTACGTAATTGGAGGGATTAAAGGTTGCGGAAACATTGTTGACACA GTTGAAACCTACAAGGATGGTCAGGGTTGGCAAGAAACCCACACAAGGGCCGTTGGGAAAAGGTGCTTCACGTCAGCAATTGCGTTCAGTCCTGATACGGCTGGACGTTACTTGTAA
- the LOC121265327 gene encoding uncharacterized protein LOC121265327 isoform X1, producing the protein METQASIVNKSVPSSPNLVTGSSARRNLGKSHLGGVIFGCKNNTIKECLSKQLFGSSNLAGLPILHFSYVKNIDPGLPLFLFNYSDRKLHGIFEAASPGQMNINPHGWTTEGSERTKYPAQVQIRIRMHYQPLLENQFKPIIIDNYYSHTHFWFELDRAQTNRLMSLFASLVDAPSSCLPHNSAKWRTIFQPLPRNNAGEEGEELNPLALEIKHSNPSSQKSDSTDVASSFDVDSPILEAQLDAELAELDEIKVILTKLKELALCHEHQDLPVSGYMEDVAFMNGIQLEDKGFQGMPTGVEENKEDNPHSSFGVHEKNEENPHPPSYVEEKKGGNPHSSSECWSTITQLIREVQELKAFNAGQTQKFGVLEQKLVVAEMEIQRLKDHCAILEPLSNPSVAFVNEMIIDGLDEVHLDPNESIFLIGGYDGESWLSAVNLYDPSQDVIKSLRPMNSVRSFSSAAQLKGELYVFGGGNGNVWYDTVESYSPANDQWTLHTPLNQEKGSLAGATIDNKIFAIGGGNGTKSFSDVEMLDLEIGRWISTRSMLQRRFALAAVELSGVLYATGGFDGKNYLESAERFDPREHSWTRIASMNTKRSSHSLVVFNEKLYALGGYDGTTMVPSIEIFDPRNGSWMFGEPMKNPRGYSAAGVIKDSIYVIGGIKGCGNIVDTVETYKDGQGWQETHTRAVGKRCFTSAIAFSPDTAGRYL; encoded by the exons ATGGAAACTCAGGCATCTATTGTTAACAAAAGTGTACCTTCATCACCAAATTTGGTGACTGGTTCTTCAGCCAGAAGAAATTTGGGGAAGAGTCACCTTGGCGGGGTCATATTTGGTTGCAAGAACAATACCATAAAGGAATGTCTCTCTAAGCAACTCTTTG GTTCTTCAAATTTGGCAGGCTTACCAATACTGCACTTTTCATATGTCAAGAATATTGATCCGGGCTTGCCACTGTTCCTATTCAACTACAGTGACAGAAAACTTCATGGAATCTTTGAGGCTGCTAGCCCTGGCCAAATGAATATTAACCCTCATGGCTGGACCACTGAGGGTTCAGAGAGAACAAAATATCCCGCACAG GTTCAGATACGTATCCGCATGCATTACCAACCGCTGCTTGAAAATCAGTTTAAACCAATAATTATTGACAACTACTACTCTCATACCCATTTCTGGTTTGAGCTAGACCGGGCTCAAACAAATAGGCTCATGTCCTTATTTGCATCTCTAGTGGATGCTCCAAGTTCTTGTTTGCCGCATAATTCTGCGAAGTGGAGAACTATTTTTCAACCTCTTCCCCGGAACAATGCTGGAGAGGAAGGTGAAGAGTTGAATCCACTTGCTTTGGAAATCAAACATTCTAATCCCTCAAGTCAGAAGTCGGATTCTACAGATGTTGCTTCTTCATTTGACGTAGACAGCCCGATATTGGAAGCTCAATTAGATGCAGAGTTAGCCGAACTAGATGAGATCAAAGTTATATTGACTAAACTGAAAGAATTGGCTCTTTGCCATGAACATCAAGACTTGCCTGTGTCGGGTTATATGGAAGATGTTGCCTTCATGAATGGTATTCAATTGGAAGACAAAGGCTTTCAAGGGATGCCAACAGGTGTAGAAGAGAATAAAGAGGATAATCCTCACTCGTCATTTGGTGTgcatgagaaaaatgaagagaaccCCCATCCACCATCTTATGTAGAAGAGAAGAAAGGAGGGAATCCTCATTCATCATCTGAGTGCTGGTCCACCATAACCCAG TTAATTCGAGAGGTGCAAGAGCTAAAGGCTTTTAATGCAGGACAAACTCAGAAGTTTGGCGTTTTGGAGCAGAAGCTG GTGGTGGCAGAAATGGAAATTCAGCGTTTGAAAGATCATTGTGCGATTTTGGAACCTTTGTCCAATCCTTCTGTGGCATTTGTTAATGAGATGATTATTGATGGACTTGATGAGGTCCATCTCGATCCTAATGAGTCAATATTTCTAATAGGAGGATATGATGGTGAATCATGGTTGTCAGCAGTGAATTTATATGATCCTTCTCAGGATGTGATAAAATCTCTTAGGCCGATGAACTCTGTCAGATCATTCTCCTCAGCTGCACAGCTGAAGGGTGAGCTTTACgtatttggaggaggaaatggAAATGTGTGGTATGACACAG TGGAGTCATATAGCCCAGCTAATGATCAATGGACCTTGCACACTCCACTGAATCAGGAAAAGGGTAGTTTAGCTGGAGCTACTATAGATAACAAAATATTTGCCATTGGTGGGGGGAATGGCACCAAAAGCTTTTCAGATGTTGAGATGCTTGATTTAGAAATTGGAAGATGGATCTCAACACGCTCAATGCTACAAAGG cGGTTTGCTCTTGCTGCAGTGGAACTGAGTGGTGTGCTTTATGCTACTGGTGGATTTGATGGGAAAAATTACTTGGA GTCTGCTGAGAGATTTGACCCCAGAGAACATTCTTGGACAAGAATTGCAAGTATGAATACAAAGAGAAGCTCCCATTCCCTGGTTGTTTTCAATGAGAAATT ATACGCTCTGGGTGGATATGATGGAACTACAATGGTTCCAAGCATTGAAATTTTCGATCCACGTAACGGTTCGTGGATGTTTGGCGAACCAATGAAAAACCCTAGAGGATATTCTGCTGCTGGTGTTATCAAGGATTCTATCTACGTAATTGGAGGGATTAAAGGTTGCGGAAACATTGTTGACACA GTTGAAACCTACAAGGATGGTCAGGGTTGGCAAGAAACCCACACAAGGGCCGTTGGGAAAAGGTGCTTCACGTCAGCAATTGCGTTCAGTCCTGATACGGCTGGACGTTACTTGTAA